The DNA segment ACGCTCCGCCTGAACTTCCGTTCCGGGCGGGCTGTTCTTGAAGATAGAACCCCCGTGTGTCCGCGGATGGGCGAACCGGGCCAGGAGCCATGAACAACCCCAAGTACAAAAAGAAGCTCGATGACCTGCTGGCGTTGTGCCAGAAGACCCTGCCGCGGCTTGATGAGAACCTGATCCGGCGGGCGTTCGACTTCGGCTTCAATGCCCATCGCCATGATATCCGCGCCTCGGGCGAGCCCTTCTTCGACCACCCCTTCGCCGTCGCCAAGATCGTTGCCAAAGAGATCCCGCTCGATGACGTCTCCGTCGCCGCGGCGCTTCTCCATGACGTGGCCGAAGATACCGAATACACCGTTGCCGACATCCGCGAGGAGTTCGGCGGCACGGTGGCGGACATTGTGGACGGCGCGACGAAGATCTCCGACATCTTCAAGAGCCACGATGTGACCCAGGCGGAGAGCTACCGGAAGATGTTGCTCTCCATGGTCAACGACATCCGCGTCATGCTCGTGAAGTTCGCGGACCGCCTGCACAATATGCGGACCCTGGAATATCTGCCGGTCGAAAAGCAGCGGCGGCTCGCCAAAGAGACCCTTGATATCTACGCCCCCTTCGCCCATCGGTTCGGCCTCGCGAACATCAAGTGGGAACTCGAGGACCTGTCGTTCAAGCATCTCCACCGCGAAGCGTACGACCAGATCGCCCGCGACCTGAAGTCGCGGCGCAGGGAGCGCGAGCACTACATCCGGAAATTCTCCCAGCCGATCGAGAAGCGCCTCAAAGATGAGGGGTTCAAGTTCGAGATCAGCGGGCGACCGAAGCATATCTTCAGCATCTATAACAAGATGATGAAGCGGAACAAGCCGCTGGAAGAGGTGTACGACCTCTTCGCGGTCCGCATCATCCTGGACACCGCGGAGCCCAACGATTGTTTTGCGGTGTATGGTACGGTGGCCGATATCTATATTCCCAACCCCGAACGGTTCAAGAACTACATCTCGGTACCGAAGAAGAACGGCTACCAGTCCATCCATACCACCGTGGTCGGGCCGGAAGGCAAGATGGTCGAGGTCCAGATCCGCACCCTGAAGATGCACGAAGTGGCGGAGAAGGGCGTCGCGGCGCACTGGATGTACAAGGAACACCCGGGGAATGTGGACCCCGAGATCGCGAACTGGGTGAGCTGGGTGCGCGAGATCTTCGAGAACGCCGCCGAGGGAACGGTCCCCACGCAGCAGTTGATGGAGAGCTTCAAGCTCAACCTGTATCAGGACGAGATCTACGTCTTCACGCCGAAAGGCGATCTGCGGATCCTGCCCAGCGGGTCGACCCCGATCGATTTTGCCTATGAGATCCATTCCAAGGTCGGTGACCACTGTATCGCCGCGAAGGTGAATGGCCGGATCGTACCGCTCGATACGCACCTCAAGAGCGGGGACCAGGTCGAGATCCTGACATCGAAGAACCAGACGCCGAACCCCGACTGGGAACAGTCGGTCGTGACGCACAAGGCGAAGGCGCACATCCGCCGGTGGATCAAGGATGAACAGCGCAAGGCGATGGATGAGGGGAAGGAGACGTGGGAGCGGCGGCTGAAGCGGGCGAAGGTCGCGATCAATGACGATGACCTCCTGCGGTTCGTGCGCGAGAAGAAGATGGAGAACACCTCCGCGTTCTACCTCGGGATCCACGAGGGAAAGATCGACCCGGACGAGGTGATCGCGCTGTATCAGGACGAGCAGAAGCACCCGCAGCCGACCGGAGTGGAAGAGGCGCGGATCGACGGGCTGTTCAACCGGTTCATCACCACCGCCCGTGGCGGGAGCGGGGGCATCGTGCTCGACGGCACGCGCGACAATTTCATGCACAACTACGCGAAGTGCTGCCAGCCGATCCCGGGCGACGAGGTCGTGGGCTTTGTGACCACCGGTGAGGGGATCAAGATCCACCGGAAGTCGTGCCACAATGTGCGTTCGATGATCAATGCGCACAGCAACCGGATCGTGGATGTGCAATGGCCCGGAGACAATACCGTGTTGTTCGTGGCTGGCGTGCGGGTGTCCGGCGACGACAGGCCTGCGATGTTGAACGACCTGACCCATGCGATCTCCACCTACAAGAACACGA comes from the Ignavibacteriota bacterium genome and includes:
- a CDS encoding bifunctional (p)ppGpp synthetase/guanosine-3',5'-bis(diphosphate) 3'-pyrophosphohydrolase, encoding MNNPKYKKKLDDLLALCQKTLPRLDENLIRRAFDFGFNAHRHDIRASGEPFFDHPFAVAKIVAKEIPLDDVSVAAALLHDVAEDTEYTVADIREEFGGTVADIVDGATKISDIFKSHDVTQAESYRKMLLSMVNDIRVMLVKFADRLHNMRTLEYLPVEKQRRLAKETLDIYAPFAHRFGLANIKWELEDLSFKHLHREAYDQIARDLKSRRREREHYIRKFSQPIEKRLKDEGFKFEISGRPKHIFSIYNKMMKRNKPLEEVYDLFAVRIILDTAEPNDCFAVYGTVADIYIPNPERFKNYISVPKKNGYQSIHTTVVGPEGKMVEVQIRTLKMHEVAEKGVAAHWMYKEHPGNVDPEIANWVSWVREIFENAAEGTVPTQQLMESFKLNLYQDEIYVFTPKGDLRILPSGSTPIDFAYEIHSKVGDHCIAAKVNGRIVPLDTHLKSGDQVEILTSKNQTPNPDWEQSVVTHKAKAHIRRWIKDEQRKAMDEGKETWERRLKRAKVAINDDDLLRFVREKKMENTSAFYLGIHEGKIDPDEVIALYQDEQKHPQPTGVEEARIDGLFNRFITTARGGSGGIVLDGTRDNFMHNYAKCCQPIPGDEVVGFVTTGEGIKIHRKSCHNVRSMINAHSNRIVDVQWPGDNTVLFVAGVRVSGDDRPAMLNDLTHAISTYKNTNIRSVNIETADGLFQGAFILNVENTDHLMRIIEKLRKVPGVRTIDRFEE